Proteins from a single region of Paramormyrops kingsleyae isolate MSU_618 chromosome 9, PKINGS_0.4, whole genome shotgun sequence:
- the plekhg6 gene encoding uncharacterized protein plekhg6 isoform X4: MACTPKMQKPMIYDFVTVRKANVKHRPALRQVLFNQGLSDRAPTLGDTFKSTLESFPLPVPDNQTDVAGVPLEDNWTNIVQSHQAMDKSARHQQEALWELLYTELNYISKLTVVTDIVMGALTHLHRNGFLQEMTLEYLFSNLPSVLDAHRCFWEEVMLPMLLEARHTGGPFKPLMLEEGFLQFSQRFSSYLRYCRDEENIMEFARRQMDNPLFHAYIKWVENCPGCGRMRLGDMQAKPHQRITKYPLLLREVLKCTQDPQTQYALRKMLSSINGFLDSINDHLRLKDEELALSQSASRLEGYDVPEGVTEEIEKFVRELCHFDLTSPIRGAGMKDIRKLLLEETLRVKARRESKPMVVLLFSDVLLLTKALKKSEKLKVVCPPLALDRIVCAPLKDDVSFVLVEVGELFCAVNVYTITAPSTDSRSEWVKSILAAQESLAAMRERETSQRFGGFLLTDIRMETKVNPNRAEPSDTVREVQDKELNLTGVEHTLLSDQEERRHGQPQNRALPLPETEEGSIFQRQQQAWGLQLIGSQPFHTSVYESVTSKIINSRHSVSNMALTEGEGDKNRDCNQVESSEIILMGSPERRVVGRHSESSHSSFSHRDSSEIHSNVNTLTLFDVGSDVDMSSTQSESKEMQVKNFESEDPYKASRMDLTVSVPEHDMATDTMGFSRKLNSPRLRKRRPMGSPHNFSPQTDKNGYLDNDTDVLASSANSSDSDCNQKLRNGQRSNPQVVISLASVRKNQGMLWSTVTSSEPAKGQAFLTAELPCKRTGLNTQKQPRLRRGSVPDMDLQEGQTLGLRPSLSESSFPLFSQAKMYGTSLENLLARARERERGKERRLGKSEKVWDISPSPSRSISPSISFSEEEREREDNLDIFGDQENEGQHKWQDVNKELEDKQKYNNEYNCGFSDQGASVDWTGWCFDDDEVMVRLDPEGDGSRPGIAVLPNIDFRGTKGQEEQEFGEL; the protein is encoded by the exons ATGGCATGCACACCT AAAATGCAAAAGCCAATGATTTACGATTTTGTGACAGTGAGAAAGGCGAACGTCAAACATCGGCCTGCACTCAGGCAGGTCCTCTTTAACCAGGGCCTTTCTGACAGAGCTCCAACCCTTGGG GACACCTTTAAATCGACTCTGGAGTCTTTCCCGCTGCCAGTTCCTGATAACCAGACTGATGTGGCCGGCGTTCCACTGGAGGACAACTGGACCAACATTGTCCAGTCACACCAG GCAATGGATAAGTCAGCAAGGCACCAGCAAGAAGCCCTCTGGGAGCTTCTGTACACCGAGCTGAACTACATCTCCAAGCTGACTGTTGTCACAGAC ATTGTCATGGGCGCTCTCACCCATCTGCACAGGAACGGCTTTTTGCAAGAG atgaCTCTTGAGTACCTGTTCTCTAACCTGCCCTCTGTTTTGGATGCTCATCGATGCTTCTGGGAGGAGGTGATGCTCCCCATGCTGCTGGAAGCCCGGCATACTGGGGGTCCCTTCAAACCACTCATGCTGGAGGAGGGCTTCCTACAG TTCAGCCAGCGCTTTTCCTCATACCTGCGCTACTGCCGGGATGAGGAGAACATCATGGAGTTTGCACGGAGACAGATGGACAACCCCCTCTTTCATGCTTACATCAAG TGGGTGGAGAACTGCCCTGGCTGTGGGCGAATGCGGCTTGGGGACATGCAAGCCAAGCCCCACCAGAGAATCACCAAGTACCCACTGCTGCTGAGAGAGGTACTGAAATGTACCCAGGACCCCCAGACGCAGTATGCATTGCGGAAGATG TTGAGCAGTATAAATGGGTTTCTGGATAGCATCAATGACCACCTAAGGCTGAAAGATGAGGAACTTGCCCTTTCTCAGTCTGCCTCAAGGCTGGAAGGATACGATGTGCCAGAGGGCGTAACTGAGGAAATCGAGAAG TTTGTTCGAGAACTCTGCCATTTTGATCTGACAAGCCCCATCAGAGGTGCCGGCATGAAGGATATACGTAAATTGCTGTTGGAGGAGACCCTCAGGGTCAAAGCAAGGAGGGAAAGCAAG CCGATGGTTGTTCTGCTCTTCTCGGATGTGCTTTTGTTGACAAAGGCACTGAAGAAGTCAGAGAAGTTAAAAGTAGTGTGCCCCCCACTGGCTCTGGATAGAATTGTCTGTGCTCCCCTTAAAGATGATG TCTCCTTTGTGCTAGTAGAGGTTGGGGAGCTATTCTGTGCTGTGAACGTCTATACTATAACGGCACCCAGCACAGACAGCCGATCTGAGTGGGTCAAAAGCATCCTGGCTGCACAG GAGTCTCTGGCAGCCATGAGGGAGAGGGAAACCTCTCAGAGATTTGGGGGTTTCCTCCTGACAGATATACGGATGGAGACAAAAGTCAACCCTAATAGAGCAGAACCCTCTGACACTGTAAGGGAAGTTCAAGATAAGGAGTTGAACTTGACAGGAGTTGAACATACTCTGCTTTCTGACCAAGAAGAAAGGAGACATGGTCAACCGCAAAACAGAGCATTACCATTGCCAGAGACAGAAGAAGGGAGTATCTTCCAGAGGCAGCAGCAAGCCTGGGGTCTTCAGTTGATAGGCAGTCAGCCTTTTCATACATCGGTGTATGAATCTGTTACAAGTAAAATCATAAACAGCCGACACAGCGTGAGCAATATGGCACTGACAGAAGGGGAGGGAGACAAGAACAGAGATTGCAACCAGGTggaatcgagtgaaattattttaatggGTTCACCAGAGAGAAGGGTTGTAGGACGCCATTCAGAATCTTCACATTCATCCTTTAGTCACAGGGATTCCAGTGAGATTCATTCTAATGTCAACACATTGACATTGTTTGATGTAGGGTCAGATGTGGATATGTCGTCCACACAATCAGAATCGAAAGAAATGCAAGTCAAAAATTTTGAGAGTGAAGATCCTTACAAGGCATCCAGAATGGATTTGACAGTCAGTGTACCAGAGCATGATATGGCAACAGACACAATGGGGTTTTCACGTAAACTCAATTCCCCCCGCTTAAGAAAGAGGCGACCGATGGGCTCTCCGCATAACTTCTCGCCTCAGACTGATAAAAACGGATATTTAGACAATGACACAGATGTATTGGCATCTAGTGCCAATTCCTCAGACTCTGACTGCAACCAAAAACTAAGGAATGGCCAAAGGTCTAATCCTCAAGTTGTAATCAGCTTGGCGTCCGTAAGAAAGAACCAAGGAATGCTGTGGAGCACAGTCACTTCAAGTGAACCTGCAAAGGGACAGGCCTTTTTGACAGCAGAGCTACCATGCAAGAGGACAGGACTAAACACTCAAAAACAGCCCAGACTGAGAAGAGGTTCAGTCCCAGACATGGATCTTCAGGAAGGGCAGACCCTTGGTTTGAGGCCAAGCTTGTCGGAGAGCAGTTTCCCACTCTTTTCTCAAGCCAAGATGTATGGAACCTCTCTGGAGAACCTCTTAGCACgagccagagagagagaacgaggAAAAGAAAGAAGATTGGGAAagtctgaaaaagtgtgggATATCTCTCCTTCTCCTTCACGCTCAATCTCTCCATCCATCTCTTTCAGTGAGgaggaaagagaaagagaagacAACCTGGACATTTTTGGAGATCAGGAGAATGAAGGGCAGCACAAATGGCAAGATGTGAACAAAGAATTGGAAGATAAGCAGAAATATAATAATGAATACAATTGCGG CTTTTCCGACCAAGGTGCAAGTGTTGATTGGACAGGTTGGTGCTTTGACGACGACGAGGTCATGGTTCGTCTAGACCCTGAGGGCGATGGAAGCAGACCTGGAATTGCAGTACTACCCAATATAGATTTCCGGGGAACAAAGGGACAAGAAGAACAGGAGTTTGGAGAGTTGTAG
- the plekhg6 gene encoding pleckstrin homology domain-containing family G member 6 isoform X5 — translation MEPAQDSNPSAKMREGDVECPDETNLSPLGPRVQVTDVEVEKQSEAAMEMDSEVEGEISSAATQKHHKGAADKHKFNTLGYQKMQKPMIYDFVTVRKANVKHRPALRQVLFNQGLSDRAPTLGDTFKSTLESFPLPVPDNQTDVAGVPLEDNWTNIVQSHQAMDKSARHQQEALWELLYTELNYISKLTVVTDIVMGALTHLHRNGFLQEMTLEYLFSNLPSVLDAHRCFWEEVMLPMLLEARHTGGPFKPLMLEEGFLQFSQRFSSYLRYCRDEENIMEFARRQMDNPLFHAYIKWVENCPGCGRMRLGDMQAKPHQRITKYPLLLREVLKCTQDPQTQYALRKMLSSINGFLDSINDHLRLKDEELALSQSASRLEGYDVPEGVTEEIEKFVRELCHFDLTSPIRGAGMKDIRKLLLEETLRVKARRESKPMVVLLFSDVLLLTKALKKSEKLKVVCPPLALDRIVCAPLKDDVSFVLVEVGELFCAVNVYTITAPSTDSRSEWVKSILAAQ, via the exons ATGGAGCCAGCACAAGACAG CAACCCCTCTGCCAAAATGAGAGAAGGTGATGTTGAGTGTCCAGACGAAACGAACCTGAGTCCTTTGGGACCAAGGGTGCAGGTGACAGatgtggaggtggagaaacAGAGTGAGGCTGCAATGGAAATGGATTCTGAGGTTGAGGGCGAAATTTCAAGTGCAGCAACACAGAAACACCACAAGGGTGCAGCAGACAAACACAAGTTCAACACTCTGGGATATCAG AAAATGCAAAAGCCAATGATTTACGATTTTGTGACAGTGAGAAAGGCGAACGTCAAACATCGGCCTGCACTCAGGCAGGTCCTCTTTAACCAGGGCCTTTCTGACAGAGCTCCAACCCTTGGG GACACCTTTAAATCGACTCTGGAGTCTTTCCCGCTGCCAGTTCCTGATAACCAGACTGATGTGGCCGGCGTTCCACTGGAGGACAACTGGACCAACATTGTCCAGTCACACCAG GCAATGGATAAGTCAGCAAGGCACCAGCAAGAAGCCCTCTGGGAGCTTCTGTACACCGAGCTGAACTACATCTCCAAGCTGACTGTTGTCACAGAC ATTGTCATGGGCGCTCTCACCCATCTGCACAGGAACGGCTTTTTGCAAGAG atgaCTCTTGAGTACCTGTTCTCTAACCTGCCCTCTGTTTTGGATGCTCATCGATGCTTCTGGGAGGAGGTGATGCTCCCCATGCTGCTGGAAGCCCGGCATACTGGGGGTCCCTTCAAACCACTCATGCTGGAGGAGGGCTTCCTACAG TTCAGCCAGCGCTTTTCCTCATACCTGCGCTACTGCCGGGATGAGGAGAACATCATGGAGTTTGCACGGAGACAGATGGACAACCCCCTCTTTCATGCTTACATCAAG TGGGTGGAGAACTGCCCTGGCTGTGGGCGAATGCGGCTTGGGGACATGCAAGCCAAGCCCCACCAGAGAATCACCAAGTACCCACTGCTGCTGAGAGAGGTACTGAAATGTACCCAGGACCCCCAGACGCAGTATGCATTGCGGAAGATG TTGAGCAGTATAAATGGGTTTCTGGATAGCATCAATGACCACCTAAGGCTGAAAGATGAGGAACTTGCCCTTTCTCAGTCTGCCTCAAGGCTGGAAGGATACGATGTGCCAGAGGGCGTAACTGAGGAAATCGAGAAG TTTGTTCGAGAACTCTGCCATTTTGATCTGACAAGCCCCATCAGAGGTGCCGGCATGAAGGATATACGTAAATTGCTGTTGGAGGAGACCCTCAGGGTCAAAGCAAGGAGGGAAAGCAAG CCGATGGTTGTTCTGCTCTTCTCGGATGTGCTTTTGTTGACAAAGGCACTGAAGAAGTCAGAGAAGTTAAAAGTAGTGTGCCCCCCACTGGCTCTGGATAGAATTGTCTGTGCTCCCCTTAAAGATGATG TCTCCTTTGTGCTAGTAGAGGTTGGGGAGCTATTCTGTGCTGTGAACGTCTATACTATAACGGCACCCAGCACAGACAGCCGATCTGAGTGGGTCAAAAGCATCCTGGCTGCACAG TGA